One Halostella limicola genomic window carries:
- a CDS encoding helix-turn-helix domain-containing protein, with protein sequence MQSDGSGVRTAGIRLAVALVVVLLCAAPAAAAAPPGDSSGNGQGPPDGSPGQKTNATDAATTGANATASGANASSPGNSSGPAGNGSESAGNGGSPGPAGDRGGSTAGSPSNGSSAPTGNASDGGSAAPDTANADREETSGSSPGGASHDDTPGSDAATSGPPGRTDGGPTDGGPGQSADAPGASGTGTPSEQRDSGPGASGNEPPGQSDGHSSGSAPGRSGSWPGPDGGVPGEGPSDAPPGQADAPPGQADGNPGAPPHAPTGANGPAGNDSAAPATSQGAEKSSGMGGAQDKPDAGGATQIDETEPASDPGEEERNGGDHNHSNLTNEVVAAGIPGPDAPSEGTPPMGYGVGVIAAGAAVRYGNTTATHLTTSAATTALPDHRWFLRGMAGLYSKFDDSDPLEHESRERLYETVVDAPGVHLSELCDRAGVTLSTARHHLRVLEDEGLIATAKHRGKRRYFPAGDDERELAAAMSDDAAATVLETLAYTGPATVSTLAEELGRDPSTVTHHLKRLDEDGLVARERDGRAVMNSLEPAVESALAPTVADADAPRQTGSAD encoded by the coding sequence GTGCAAAGCGACGGGTCCGGTGTCCGAACGGCGGGGATACGCCTCGCCGTTGCGCTCGTTGTCGTCTTGCTGTGTGCCGCCCCCGCGGCCGCAGCGGCGCCGCCGGGCGATTCATCCGGGAACGGTCAGGGACCACCCGACGGATCCCCGGGCCAGAAGACGAACGCGACCGACGCCGCGACGACCGGCGCGAACGCGACAGCATCCGGTGCGAACGCGTCGTCACCCGGGAACAGCTCCGGACCCGCCGGGAACGGGTCCGAATCGGCGGGCAACGGCGGATCGCCCGGTCCCGCCGGCGACCGCGGCGGCTCGACCGCCGGTAGTCCGTCGAACGGTTCGTCGGCACCGACCGGTAACGCGTCGGACGGCGGGAGCGCGGCGCCCGACACCGCGAACGCCGACCGAGAGGAGACCAGCGGGTCGTCCCCCGGCGGCGCCTCCCACGACGATACGCCGGGAAGCGATGCGGCGACTAGCGGACCGCCGGGACGGACCGACGGCGGTCCGACCGACGGCGGTCCGGGACAGAGCGCGGATGCGCCCGGCGCGAGCGGAACGGGAACCCCGTCCGAGCAGCGCGACAGCGGACCCGGCGCCAGCGGAAACGAGCCGCCGGGCCAGAGCGACGGCCACTCCAGCGGATCGGCGCCCGGACGGAGCGGTTCTTGGCCCGGCCCCGACGGCGGCGTTCCCGGCGAAGGCCCCTCCGACGCGCCCCCCGGACAGGCGGACGCGCCCCCAGGACAGGCCGACGGGAACCCCGGTGCACCTCCGCACGCTCCCACGGGCGCGAACGGTCCCGCCGGAAACGACTCTGCCGCGCCCGCCACGAGCCAAGGCGCGGAGAAGTCGTCGGGGATGGGCGGCGCTCAGGACAAGCCGGACGCGGGCGGTGCGACGCAGATCGACGAGACAGAGCCCGCGTCCGACCCCGGCGAGGAGGAGCGCAACGGCGGCGACCATAACCACAGCAACCTCACGAACGAGGTCGTCGCCGCGGGCATTCCGGGCCCGGACGCGCCGAGCGAGGGAACCCCGCCGATGGGGTACGGCGTCGGGGTGATCGCCGCCGGCGCGGCGGTGCGATACGGCAACACTACCGCGACCCACCTCACCACCTCCGCCGCGACGACCGCCCTGCCCGACCACCGCTGGTTCCTCCGCGGGATGGCCGGGCTGTACAGCAAGTTCGACGACTCCGACCCGCTCGAACACGAGTCCCGCGAGCGCCTGTACGAGACCGTCGTCGACGCTCCCGGCGTCCACCTCTCCGAGCTGTGCGACCGCGCCGGCGTGACGCTATCGACCGCCAGACACCACCTGCGCGTACTGGAGGACGAGGGCCTGATCGCGACCGCGAAACACCGGGGCAAGCGCCGCTACTTCCCGGCCGGCGACGACGAGCGGGAACTCGCTGCGGCGATGTCGGACGACGCGGCCGCCACGGTGCTGGAGACGCTGGCCTACACCGGCCCGGCGACGGTGTCGACGCTCGCCGAGGAGCTGGGACGGGACCCCAGCACCGTCACCCACCACCTCAAGCGCCTCGACGAGGACGGGTTGGTCGCCCGCGAGCGCGACGGCCGCGCGGTGATGAACAGCCTCGAACCCGCCGTCGAGAGCGCCCTCGCGCCGACCGTCGCCGACGCCGACGCTCCCCGCCAGACGGGAAGCGCCGACTGA
- a CDS encoding DUF6684 family protein: protein MDRYIDRETMLDLTVNFIPLGILAFFFVVFVAFDPWGWDPLFTGLALFIVAWHFLLLALLTWFSGRIIAKEEKSGEAHHTE, encoded by the coding sequence ATGGACCGATACATCGACCGGGAGACGATGCTGGATCTCACAGTGAACTTCATTCCGCTCGGGATCCTCGCGTTCTTCTTCGTGGTCTTCGTCGCGTTCGACCCGTGGGGGTGGGACCCGCTGTTCACGGGCTTGGCCCTGTTCATCGTCGCGTGGCACTTCCTGCTGCTCGCCCTGCTCACGTGGTTCTCGGGCCGGATAATCGCGAAAGAGGAGAAGTCCGGCGAAGCCCACCACACCGAGTGA
- a CDS encoding YihY/virulence factor BrkB family protein, with protein MRARLRRALAVVVTVVRVARRKNIPFMAGSIAYNAFVSLLPLLLILFLVVAAVGDDPLALYVVRLTEEYLTPTAQLLVASALSDDAGQAGLSAISAVTLLWGTFKIFRGIDTAFGVLYGVAADSSIVDQLRDGAVVLFAVLFAILAAGVAGAAFAMFPEIPFIGVLNPLLLVAGLTLAFFPMYYVFPDADVTAREVVPGTVTAAVGWAALEAVFQAYAAVASTYEVYGTIGAVLLLLTWLYFGGLVLLLGAVVNVVLADRLDEDAAAVEDGDDLSIDDMFPNRSG; from the coding sequence ATGCGTGCGCGACTCCGGCGGGCGCTGGCTGTCGTCGTCACCGTCGTCCGCGTCGCCCGGCGGAAGAACATCCCGTTCATGGCTGGCAGCATCGCCTACAACGCCTTCGTCTCCCTGCTGCCGCTGCTGCTGATCCTCTTTCTCGTCGTCGCGGCGGTCGGCGACGACCCCCTCGCGCTCTACGTCGTCCGGCTGACCGAGGAGTACCTCACGCCGACCGCGCAGCTACTGGTCGCGAGCGCGCTCTCCGACGACGCGGGGCAGGCCGGCCTGTCGGCCATCAGCGCCGTCACGCTCCTGTGGGGGACGTTCAAGATCTTCCGGGGCATCGACACCGCGTTCGGCGTGCTGTACGGCGTCGCGGCGGACTCGTCGATCGTCGACCAGCTCCGCGACGGGGCCGTCGTCCTCTTCGCCGTCCTCTTTGCCATCCTCGCGGCGGGGGTCGCCGGCGCGGCGTTCGCGATGTTCCCCGAGATACCGTTCATCGGGGTACTCAACCCGCTGTTGCTGGTCGCGGGACTCACGCTTGCGTTCTTCCCGATGTACTACGTCTTCCCCGACGCGGACGTGACCGCCCGCGAGGTCGTCCCGGGCACCGTCACCGCCGCGGTCGGGTGGGCGGCGCTGGAGGCGGTGTTTCAGGCCTACGCCGCGGTGGCGAGCACGTACGAGGTGTACGGCACCATCGGCGCCGTTCTGCTATTGCTCACGTGGCTCTACTTCGGTGGCCTCGTTCTCCTGCTCGGCGCGGTCGTCAACGTCGTCCTCGCCGACCGACTGGACGAGGACGCGGCCGCCGTCGAGGACGGGGACGATCTCAGTATCGACGACATGTTTCCGAATAGATCCGGATAG
- a CDS encoding HpcH/HpaI aldolase family protein translates to MESPRSNDLRETLESDEVALGVLENTYDPTLVEFYGELGLDFVWIDLEHGGPSPWDGERMEDLLRAADLGGTELLVRLPHPDPGLVRKALDAGVRNLFVSRVETAEEVRRAVEASRFEYDGDPGKRGFANPRASRWGTTEDYAATEDEEVVVGVTVENRTAVENLDEILAVPDLGFVFAGPLDLSVSLGHPGEAGHEDVQDAVETIRSKATDAGVPLGGLGLGMDDVNRKAESGYQIINLGSTTGALQGAVSSWFDAYEGPE, encoded by the coding sequence ATGGAGTCACCGCGTTCCAACGACCTCCGCGAGACGCTGGAGTCGGACGAGGTCGCGCTCGGCGTGCTGGAGAACACGTACGACCCGACGCTCGTCGAGTTCTACGGCGAACTCGGCCTAGATTTCGTCTGGATCGACCTCGAACACGGCGGGCCGAGCCCGTGGGACGGCGAGCGGATGGAGGACCTCCTCCGCGCCGCGGACCTCGGTGGGACGGAACTGCTCGTCCGCCTCCCGCACCCGGACCCCGGACTAGTTCGGAAGGCGCTCGACGCCGGCGTCCGGAACCTGTTCGTCTCCCGCGTCGAGACGGCGGAGGAGGTGCGCCGCGCCGTCGAGGCCTCGCGGTTCGAGTACGACGGTGATCCGGGCAAGCGCGGGTTCGCCAACCCGCGGGCGAGCAGGTGGGGGACGACGGAAGACTACGCCGCGACCGAGGACGAGGAAGTGGTCGTGGGCGTCACCGTCGAGAACCGGACGGCCGTCGAGAACCTCGACGAGATCCTCGCGGTGCCCGACCTCGGCTTCGTGTTCGCCGGGCCGCTCGACCTCTCGGTGTCGCTCGGTCACCCCGGCGAGGCCGGCCACGAGGACGTGCAGGACGCGGTGGAGACGATCCGCAGCAAGGCCACCGACGCTGGCGTCCCCCTCGGCGGACTCGGCCTCGGTATGGACGACGTGAACCGGAAGGCCGAGTCCGGCTACCAGATCATCAACCTCGGGAGCACGACCGGCGCGCTGCAGGGCGCGGTGTCGTCGTGGTTCGACGCCTACGAGGGCCCGGAGTAG
- a CDS encoding DUF6612 family protein: MDIPKRFVTVALIALLVAGAGCAGLTGGDAAGDDDGAEQYDNATAVQEAATEQMQDVESYTFTMEMSMVSDNMTMNSTSEGAADIADRRLRQNQTITMQTQGRNMTINSTSYMIGDTMYSSYDGGAWQTMNLSEMPGGMGVDDMWNQSDTMEQQEALLNGSEVSFGDEKTTTIDGQEVYVIEMDIDEEGFTNLTNQQMMSDAQQQQAMSDVNYSEISITQYVDTESMYVVKTEMSLEMTTNGQTMRQEMVMTFDNFNEDLTIEAPVDDANATVAP, translated from the coding sequence ATGGATATACCGAAACGGTTCGTTACCGTCGCCCTGATCGCCCTCCTCGTCGCCGGCGCGGGCTGTGCCGGCCTGACCGGCGGCGACGCCGCCGGTGACGACGACGGCGCGGAACAGTACGACAACGCGACCGCCGTGCAGGAGGCGGCCACCGAGCAGATGCAGGACGTCGAGTCCTACACGTTCACGATGGAGATGTCGATGGTGTCGGACAACATGACGATGAACTCCACCAGCGAAGGTGCTGCGGACATCGCGGACCGTCGCCTCCGACAGAACCAGACGATCACGATGCAGACGCAGGGTCGGAACATGACGATAAACAGCACGTCGTACATGATCGGCGACACGATGTACTCGTCGTACGACGGCGGCGCGTGGCAGACGATGAACCTCTCCGAGATGCCCGGCGGGATGGGCGTCGACGACATGTGGAACCAGAGCGACACGATGGAGCAGCAGGAGGCCCTGCTGAACGGGTCCGAGGTCTCGTTCGGCGACGAGAAGACCACCACCATCGACGGGCAGGAGGTCTACGTCATCGAGATGGACATCGACGAGGAAGGGTTCACGAACCTGACGAACCAGCAGATGATGAGCGACGCACAGCAGCAACAGGCGATGAGCGACGTCAACTACTCCGAGATCAGCATCACGCAGTACGTCGACACGGAGAGCATGTACGTCGTCAAGACGGAGATGAGCCTGGAGATGACCACGAACGGCCAGACGATGCGCCAGGAGATGGTGATGACGTTCGATAACTTCAACGAGGACCTGACGATCGAAGCGCCGGTCGACGACGCGAACGCCACCGTCGCGCCGTAG
- a CDS encoding TrmB family transcriptional regulator produces the protein MDDNDLTDRLRRFGFSGKEIDTYLTVLEHGSAKASTIAEDSGVSKRYVYNIVEKFEDRGLVEVNDHVVPTMIEAKPPSEVVDLLQQELADMEDDLEDRYSETRDAPQQFEVIKSRATVHKRIAELTADAEEEVVLSIPAPVVPKVREDLVDTVERDVFVLVLVTGADGDAAEDEYDGLGNVVRTWAENAPMLLAADQRVGVFAPNELLAKAHSTRQALVLAQEQLVPTLIGSFLGNYWQVADEAYVDAPRDLPATYRTFRHAVRDATLHLRADAPIAAAFETPDGETVNARVVDVRQGLVEPTNNAFPVENTLVLETDDRRFTVGGEGAFIEDYEASEITFSEAETTEETGTEGA, from the coding sequence ATGGACGACAACGATCTCACGGATAGACTGCGTCGCTTCGGGTTCTCCGGGAAGGAGATCGACACGTACCTCACCGTGCTCGAACACGGCTCGGCGAAGGCGAGCACCATCGCTGAGGACTCCGGCGTCTCGAAGCGTTACGTCTACAACATCGTCGAGAAGTTCGAGGACCGCGGGCTCGTCGAGGTCAACGACCACGTCGTTCCGACGATGATCGAGGCGAAGCCGCCGTCGGAGGTCGTCGACCTGCTCCAGCAGGAACTGGCCGACATGGAGGACGACCTGGAGGACCGCTACAGCGAGACGCGGGACGCCCCGCAACAGTTCGAGGTGATCAAGTCCCGCGCCACCGTCCACAAGCGCATCGCCGAGCTCACCGCCGACGCCGAGGAGGAGGTCGTCCTCTCCATCCCCGCGCCGGTCGTGCCGAAAGTCCGCGAGGACCTCGTCGACACCGTCGAGCGCGACGTGTTCGTCCTGGTGCTCGTGACCGGCGCCGACGGCGACGCGGCCGAAGACGAGTACGACGGACTCGGCAACGTCGTCCGGACGTGGGCGGAGAACGCGCCGATGCTGCTGGCCGCCGACCAGCGGGTCGGCGTGTTCGCCCCGAACGAGCTCCTCGCCAAGGCCCACTCGACGCGGCAGGCGCTCGTCCTCGCACAGGAACAGCTCGTGCCGACGCTCATCGGCTCGTTTCTGGGCAACTACTGGCAGGTCGCCGACGAGGCGTACGTCGACGCCCCGCGGGACCTGCCGGCCACCTACCGGACGTTCCGCCACGCCGTCCGGGACGCGACGCTGCATCTCCGCGCCGACGCGCCGATCGCCGCGGCGTTCGAGACGCCCGACGGGGAAACCGTGAACGCGCGGGTCGTCGACGTCCGGCAGGGCCTCGTCGAACCGACGAACAACGCCTTCCCCGTCGAGAACACGCTCGTCCTCGAAACCGACGACAGGCGGTTCACCGTCGGCGGCGAGGGCGCCTTCATCGAGGACTACGAGGCGAGCGAGATCACGTTCTCCGAGGCCGAGACGACCGAAGAAACGGGGACAGAGGGGGCGTAG
- a CDS encoding alpha-amylase family glycosyl hydrolase produces the protein MTGDADHHPGPPRFVRVGEDVELAPRSPGPDASFAWSVLDAPDDSDVTVGEAPVEHVEPDVPGRYRFRLDAPDGAHDLTVRAFPDERRTARFDLSLDELPDHDRDDVSVIGPFNDYTLGVDAPRVEGDAYVHERPLEPGDHSAIFVVGDDFEATATADCTVEGPGRPRVRLDAAVEDGEVVVSAETFAPPEDDLTDGDVDVEFYVDDRDRGTLTDDLSVEGREARFDLSAVDDAVRVHAVPVGERHGVADAVSVADDGRVTRLNEPPEWAESATIYEIFTREFAGGADTTFAELERRVDYLSWLGVDVVWLTPVLDSMRRHGYHITDYFDTDDDLGSRAEFESFVERCHEDGIRVVFDLVINHSSRQHPAHQMSAAGVDEYRDWYVWEDGEPEYYFNWNRIPNFNFDSPAVREFLLDVVEEWAPVVDGFRCDVAWGVPHGFWKEVRDRVRAVDDEFLLLDETVPRDPDFHELEFDVHYDTTLYGQLRDIGSGDAPAGSLLDAARAHEQRGFPTDAAHMRYVENHDEDRYLDECDRDALRAAAAAVFSLPGCPMIYYGQERGMTEYRGPMQWTEGDDDLTRFHRRLVRTRADEPALRAGDLAAVDWEADTDDAVAFARRHDAGDVVVCLNFGEGSAAVTVDEPVGDRDLLAGEPVGVEREGGTATVSVDDAVVLPAADRSVDG, from the coding sequence ATGACGGGCGACGCCGACCACCACCCCGGTCCGCCGCGGTTCGTCAGAGTGGGCGAGGACGTGGAACTCGCCCCCAGATCGCCCGGCCCCGACGCGTCGTTCGCCTGGTCGGTCCTCGACGCGCCCGACGACAGCGACGTGACGGTCGGCGAGGCCCCCGTCGAGCACGTCGAGCCCGACGTTCCGGGGCGCTACCGCTTCCGCCTCGACGCCCCCGACGGCGCGCACGACCTCACCGTTCGCGCGTTCCCCGACGAGCGCCGGACGGCCCGATTCGATCTCTCGCTCGACGAACTCCCGGACCACGACCGCGACGACGTCTCCGTGATCGGGCCGTTCAACGACTACACGCTGGGGGTCGACGCCCCCCGCGTCGAGGGCGACGCGTACGTCCACGAGCGACCGCTCGAACCCGGCGATCACTCCGCGATATTCGTCGTCGGCGACGACTTCGAGGCCACCGCCACCGCCGACTGCACCGTCGAGGGCCCCGGCCGCCCCCGCGTCCGACTCGACGCGGCGGTCGAGGACGGCGAGGTCGTCGTCTCCGCGGAGACGTTCGCGCCGCCCGAGGACGACCTGACGGACGGGGACGTCGACGTCGAGTTCTACGTCGACGACCGCGACCGCGGGACGCTCACCGACGACCTCTCGGTCGAGGGACGGGAGGCGCGCTTCGACCTGAGCGCGGTCGACGACGCCGTTCGAGTCCACGCCGTCCCCGTCGGCGAGCGCCACGGCGTGGCCGACGCCGTCAGCGTCGCGGACGACGGGCGCGTCACCCGCCTCAACGAGCCGCCGGAGTGGGCCGAATCGGCGACCATCTACGAGATATTCACCCGCGAGTTCGCGGGCGGGGCCGACACCACCTTCGCGGAACTGGAGCGCCGCGTCGACTATCTCTCGTGGCTCGGCGTCGACGTGGTGTGGCTGACGCCGGTCCTCGACAGCATGCGCCGGCACGGCTACCACATCACCGACTACTTCGACACCGACGACGACCTCGGGTCGCGGGCGGAGTTCGAGTCGTTCGTCGAGCGCTGCCACGAGGACGGCATCCGCGTCGTCTTCGACCTCGTCATCAACCACTCCAGCCGCCAGCACCCGGCCCACCAGATGAGCGCCGCCGGCGTCGACGAGTACCGCGACTGGTACGTCTGGGAGGACGGCGAACCGGAGTACTACTTCAACTGGAACCGCATCCCCAACTTCAACTTTGACTCGCCGGCGGTCCGGGAGTTCCTCCTCGACGTGGTCGAGGAGTGGGCACCCGTCGTCGACGGCTTCCGCTGCGACGTGGCGTGGGGCGTCCCCCACGGCTTCTGGAAGGAGGTCCGAGACCGCGTCCGCGCGGTCGACGACGAGTTCCTCCTGCTCGACGAGACGGTGCCGCGCGACCCGGACTTCCACGAACTGGAGTTCGACGTCCACTACGACACCACCCTGTACGGCCAGCTGCGGGACATCGGCTCGGGCGACGCCCCGGCCGGATCGCTGCTCGACGCCGCTCGCGCGCACGAACAGCGCGGGTTCCCGACCGACGCCGCGCACATGCGCTACGTCGAGAACCACGACGAGGACCGCTACCTCGACGAGTGCGACCGGGACGCCCTGCGGGCGGCCGCCGCCGCCGTCTTCTCGCTCCCGGGCTGTCCGATGATCTACTACGGGCAGGAGCGCGGGATGACCGAGTACCGGGGGCCGATGCAGTGGACCGAGGGGGACGACGACCTCACGCGCTTCCACCGCCGGCTCGTCCGGACGCGCGCCGACGAGCCGGCCCTCAGAGCCGGTGACCTCGCCGCCGTCGACTGGGAGGCGGACACCGACGACGCGGTCGCGTTCGCCCGCCGGCACGACGCCGGGGACGTCGTCGTCTGCCTCAACTTCGGCGAGGGGAGCGCCGCCGTCACCGTCGACGAACCGGTCGGCGACCGCGACCTCCTCGCGGGCGAACCGGTGGGCGTCGAGCGCGAGGGCGGGACCGCGACCGTCTCCGTCGACGACGCCGTCGTCCTCCCGGCGGCCGACCGCTCGGTCGACGGGTGA
- a CDS encoding RNA-guided endonuclease InsQ/TnpB family protein, whose protein sequence is MWYDYRFRAYPDRTGVTAEVERHIDIHRQAYNHTRYEYQALDTDEDNIGSTYQHQKRLTEWKDEWPVFSEVHSKALQKTVERFYTNLSILSEKKQNGHNVGWLKWKSPREYQSMTYSQSGFELKNTSGRHATLWLSKIGNIPIRYHRSIPDTATIKEVTLKKERTGEWYVTFGLEVDNTALPEKPDVDDLDAKDCVGIDLGINNYIYTSDDDSVDWLDLEDEYERLRREQRSHSRKEHGSNNWEKQRRKVAKVKRRIKRKIEDFQHKLTTWLVKEYDAVFVEDLNVTGMLQSEGNARNEQDASWRRFIEMLEYKGDLYGTHVVQVNPAGTTKECAECGIETEKPLWVREHSCPSCGFEADRDENASYNVLFRGLQELGLGQAEVTPVETATAVETDGGRSSSVPASRVIETGSLGA, encoded by the coding sequence ATGTGGTACGACTACCGCTTCCGCGCCTATCCAGACCGGACAGGTGTGACTGCAGAAGTGGAGCGCCACATCGACATCCATCGCCAAGCCTACAATCACACCCGCTACGAATACCAAGCCCTCGACACCGACGAGGATAACATCGGCTCCACGTACCAGCATCAGAAGCGTCTCACCGAATGGAAGGACGAGTGGCCCGTGTTCTCCGAAGTCCACTCAAAAGCGTTACAGAAGACCGTCGAACGCTTCTACACGAACCTCTCGATCCTCTCCGAAAAGAAGCAAAACGGGCACAACGTCGGGTGGCTCAAATGGAAGTCACCACGGGAGTACCAGAGTATGACGTATTCGCAGTCCGGTTTCGAACTCAAAAACACGAGTGGCCGACACGCGACACTCTGGCTCTCCAAAATCGGTAATATCCCCATTCGCTACCACCGCTCCATCCCCGACACCGCCACCATCAAAGAAGTCACCTTGAAGAAAGAACGGACGGGTGAATGGTACGTCACGTTCGGCCTCGAAGTCGATAACACCGCGCTCCCCGAGAAACCCGACGTGGACGACTTGGATGCCAAGGACTGCGTTGGCATCGACCTCGGCATCAACAACTACATCTACACGTCGGATGACGACAGCGTGGACTGGCTCGACCTCGAAGACGAATATGAACGCCTACGCCGCGAGCAACGCAGTCACTCCCGGAAAGAACACGGTAGCAACAACTGGGAGAAACAGCGGCGCAAGGTCGCCAAAGTCAAGCGCAGGATCAAGCGAAAGATCGAGGACTTCCAGCACAAACTCACGACGTGGCTTGTCAAAGAGTATGACGCCGTGTTCGTGGAGGATTTGAACGTCACAGGGATGCTCCAAAGCGAAGGAAATGCGCGGAACGAGCAGGACGCCTCGTGGCGCAGGTTCATCGAGATGCTGGAGTATAAGGGCGACCTGTACGGGACGCACGTCGTGCAAGTGAACCCTGCGGGGACGACCAAGGAGTGCGCCGAGTGTGGTATCGAGACGGAGAAGCCGTTATGGGTGCGGGAACACAGTTGCCCGAGTTGTGGGTTCGAGGCAGATAGGGACGAAAATGCATCGTACAACGTTCTTTTTCGCGGTCTTCAGGAGTTAGGTCTGGGACAGGCCGAAGTCACGCCCGTGGAGACTGCGACCGCTGTGGAAACCGACGGAGGACGGTCTTCGTCGGTTCCTGCAAGTCGCGTCATTGAAACGGGAAGCCTCGGGGCTTGA
- a CDS encoding molybdopterin-dependent oxidoreductase, with product MDDRERGAVARALRRLRPRPRVVDWSLLAVVLVEAVTGLLSFTVATPAWRPLFWLHRATGLAFVLLLGFKFARVASRLTNRDEWRPSTALSVLTAVAALGAVGTGAAWVFGLDVRLSYWTLLSVHVGVGLVLIPLVLLHVGTRFRPPRRADFEGRRTALQYGAMLVGGALVYRTQQAANSLLETAGADRRFTGSQPREGDGNGAFPVTSWVADDPDSVDRDAWSLSVRGAVEEPRDLAYADLSPDVERAALLDCTSGWYTVQDWRGLRVGDLLDEVGATDEARYVRFVSVTGYRWSLPLDEARDALLATHVGGERLTHGHGGPLRLVAPGRRGFQWVKWVERVEMRRSGDPAQWLVTLVSGFD from the coding sequence ATGGACGACCGCGAACGCGGCGCCGTGGCGCGGGCGCTCCGCCGGCTACGGCCCCGTCCGCGCGTCGTCGACTGGTCGCTGCTCGCCGTCGTGCTGGTCGAAGCCGTCACCGGCCTGCTCTCGTTCACCGTCGCGACGCCGGCGTGGCGGCCGCTGTTCTGGCTCCACCGCGCGACCGGACTGGCGTTCGTCCTCCTGCTCGGGTTCAAGTTCGCGCGGGTCGCCTCCCGCCTGACGAACCGCGACGAGTGGCGGCCGTCGACGGCGCTGTCCGTACTGACCGCCGTCGCCGCGCTGGGGGCCGTCGGAACCGGCGCGGCGTGGGTGTTCGGCCTCGACGTCCGCCTCTCGTACTGGACGCTGCTGTCCGTCCACGTCGGTGTCGGCCTCGTGCTGATCCCGCTTGTCCTGCTGCACGTCGGCACCCGTTTCCGGCCGCCGCGCCGCGCCGACTTCGAGGGGCGACGCACCGCGCTCCAGTACGGCGCGATGCTCGTCGGCGGGGCGCTCGTCTACCGCACACAGCAGGCGGCGAACTCGCTGCTGGAGACGGCCGGCGCGGACCGGCGGTTCACCGGGTCCCAACCCCGAGAGGGCGACGGTAACGGGGCGTTCCCCGTCACCTCGTGGGTCGCCGACGACCCCGACTCGGTCGACCGAGACGCGTGGTCGCTGTCGGTCCGGGGCGCGGTCGAGGAGCCGCGGGACCTCGCGTACGCCGATCTCTCGCCCGACGTCGAGCGGGCGGCGCTGCTCGACTGCACGAGCGGGTGGTACACCGTGCAGGACTGGCGGGGGCTCCGGGTCGGCGACCTGCTCGACGAGGTCGGCGCGACCGACGAGGCGCGCTACGTCCGCTTCGTCTCGGTGACGGGCTACCGCTGGAGCCTCCCGCTCGACGAGGCGCGCGACGCGCTGCTCGCGACGCACGTCGGCGGCGAGCGGCTGACTCACGGCCACGGCGGGCCCCTGCGACTGGTCGCACCCGGTCGCCGGGGGTTCCAGTGGGTGAAGTGGGTCGAACGCGTCGAGATGCGGCGCTCGGGCGACCCGGCGCAGTGGCTGGTGACGCTGGTCAGCGGGTTCGACTAA